CCGAGACCCGCACGCCAGGTGCGGAGGAAAGAGCCAGAAAGAAGATTAGAAGTCACCATGAAGATCGCCTACCAGTACACAGCCTGCGACAATTCTCCATCCTGCGGATGCGGAGATCATCACAACAAAGAATTATCGGATGAGCAAATAAAGAGGCTGCAATCTCACTCCGCCACTGCCGCATCACGGTTTTGGATGTAAATGCTGCGCACTGAAATGTACGGATCCACCGCATTGCTGCGAGATTCATCATAATAATACAGTTTATCCGGCAGGGACTGGACCGTATCCACTGTGCCCGGAATCCAGGCCCAGCCCTTGGCGCTCCCTTTCAGAAAGAAACCCCAGCTGGTGGGATTCAGGATGTAATCACCCGCATAACCCACGCCGTCGCGCATGCTGCTGGGGCCCAGGACGGGCAGCACCAGATAGGGCCCGTGGCCCAGACCCCAGGCACCCAGTGTCTGGCCGGTGTCCTCACGCGGAACTGAGGCCAGGGAGGGAATCTTGTCCGACTGGCGGATGAAGCCACCAAAGCCGGCCACGGTGTTCACGCCGAACTTTTGCACCTCCTTGCCCGCGCGGCCAAACTTGCCCTGAAGCCCGCTGTTCACGAAGCGCACGGGAAACTTCACGTTGTCAAAAAAGTTCCCCAGGCCTTTTTGCACCGGTCCAGGAGTGACAAACTGATAGCCTTTGGAAACCGGCCTCAAGACGAAG
This portion of the Prosthecobacter sp. SYSU 5D2 genome encodes:
- a CDS encoding VacJ family lipoprotein; protein product: MKTGPLCLKLVLLALSPFLTDCATSKPQAESAPASPTAQASPLDDDAVDELDDYGSAVQISDPFEGLNRATFKFNDVLYNFVLRPVSKGYQFVTPGPVQKGLGNFFDNVKFPVRFVNSGLQGKFGRAGKEVQKFGVNTVAGFGGFIRQSDKIPSLASVPREDTGQTLGAWGLGHGPYLVLPVLGPSSMRDGVGYAGDYILNPTSWGFFLKGSAKGWAWIPGTVDTVQSLPDKLYYYDESRSNAVDPYISVRSIYIQNRDAAVAE